The Phragmites australis chromosome 15, lpPhrAust1.1, whole genome shotgun sequence genome window below encodes:
- the LOC133892229 gene encoding uncharacterized protein LOC133892229, which translates to MSRLQRSSVSFRRQGSSGRIWDDPMRGGLDHKGLQPGASILAGDPLPRAVPSSAGSLQGASASIIAESPEVASAGSAASTVIVVGEDGTRHERPARRRRRISSAFCACMGHPPASHAQQ; encoded by the coding sequence ATGTCGAGGCTGCAGAGGTCGTCGGTGTCGTTCCGGCGGCAGGGCTCATCGGGGCGCATCTGGGACGACCCGATGAGGGGCGGCCTCGACCACAAGGGGCTGCAGCCCGGCGCCAGCATCCTCGCGGGGGACCCCTTGCCCCGCGCAGTGCCGTCGTCGGCCGGCTCGTTGCAAGGCGCCTCCGCCAGCATCATCGCAGAGAGCCCGGAGGTGGCCTCGGCCGGGTCGGCGGCCAGCACGGTCATCGTCGTGGGCGAGGACGGCACGCGCCATGAGAGGCccgcgaggcggcggcggaggatcTCGTCGGCGTTCTGCGCGTGCATGGGGCATCCCCCCGCGTCGCATGCGCAGCAGTAG